The Dromaius novaehollandiae isolate bDroNov1 chromosome 5, bDroNov1.hap1, whole genome shotgun sequence genome window below encodes:
- the CLEC14A gene encoding C-type lectin domain family 14 member A codes for MGRAGPWCLLLAAGCALARPPQPGRSAVRCQPAGACFSAHLANCSYGEARSACGRAGGALAWVGGEPELRLVAALLAGVAGGPGASLFWLGLRRNASACTDAADPLRGFSWEAGGGAAPRDVPAALGRWAKEPVRSCLVARCAGLLVAPGADWGWKERPCRRESQGYVCKYQYEGACAALSPAGALGLDYRLPFGERSAEPGPSPPGTVLTVACPGTRGAVRLTCEPGRGGFAWRGAEEPVCPCRFGYLHPGTGRCADAAECRDAAGRFACVCAPSGRDGASCAAPAASRAAPTAAGGRPSTPAPGGSAGPPSVVAAAEEKTAPPPPAPSSSSNYVFILVTVAVVVLVILVMTVLGVFRLCFNKKSAGRGHQEPPAAGSEAEAAPAEQRGGAGGD; via the coding sequence atgggccgcgcggggccctggtgcctgctgctggcggcCGGCTGCGCGCTGgcgcggcccccgcagcccggGCGGAGCGCGGTGCGCTGCCAGCCCGCCGGCGCCTGCTTCAGCGCCCACCTGGCCAACTGCTCCTACGGCGAGGCCCGCAGCGCctgcggccgcgccggcggcgcccTGGCCTGGGTGGGCGGCGAGCCGGAGCTGCGGCTCGTCGCGGCGCTGCTGGCGGGGGtggccggcggccccggcgcctcgcTCTTCTGGCTGGGGCTGAGGCGCAACGCCTCCGCCTGCACCGACGCGGCCGACCCGCTCCGCGGCTTCTCgtgggaggcgggcggcggcgcggccccgcgggacgTCCCGGCGGCGCTGGGCCGCTGGGCGAAGGAGCCGGTGCGGTCCTGCCTCGTCGCCCGCTGCGCCGGGCTGCTGGTGGCGCCGGGCGCCGACTGGGGCTGGAAGGAGCGGCCCTGCCGGCGGGAGAGCCAGGGCTACGTCTGTAAGTACCAGTACGAGGGGGCCTGCGCCGCCCtcagccccgccggcgccctcggcCTCGACTACCGCCTGCCCTTCGGGGagcgcagcgccgagcccggTCCCAGCCCGCCGGGCACCGTGCTCACCGTGGCGTGCCCGGGCACCCGCGGGGCGGTGCGGCTCACCTgcgagccgggccgcggcggcttcGCCTGGCGGGGCGCCGAGGAGCCCGTCTGCCCCTGCCGCTTCGGCTACCTCCACCCCGGCACCGGCCGCTGCGCCGACGCCGCCGAGTGCCGCGACGCCGCCGGCCGCTTCGCCTGCGTCTGCGCCCCGAGCGGGCGGGACGGCGCGTcctgcgcggcccccgccgcctcccgcgctgcccccaccgccgcgggcggccgccccTCCACCCCGGCacccggcggctccgcggggccgccctCCGTCGTCGCCGCCGCCGAGGAGAAGACggcgcctccgccgcccgccccctcctcgTCCTCCAACTACGTCTTCATCCTGGTCACGGTCGCTGTGGTGGTGCTGGTGATCCTGGTCATGACCGTCTTGGGGGTCTTCAGGCTCTGCTTCAACAAGAAATCCGCGGGCCGCGGGCACCAGGAGCCGCCGGCGGCCGGCAGCGAGGCGGAGGCGGcccccgcggagcagcgcggaggcGCCGGCGGCGACtag